A single Inediibacterium massiliense DNA region contains:
- the feoB gene encoding ferrous iron transport protein B, which yields MKIALTGNPNSGKTTMFNSITGKIERVGNWAGVTIEKKEGDIKKNLNKTGVEITAVDLPGAYSMSPFTSEESITRDFVKNENPDVIINIVDATNLSRSLFFTTQLLELGIPVVVALNKSDLNEKKQTAINVTALSKALGCPVIKTVSTKSSNNGLEALISKAVEVKGKGQTAPYNSKGVDFTNAKEVEISDKKRYDFVKGIVSKVEDRKVSSNRQTKQDAADRILAHKWLGLPIFALVMWAVFSISQESVGPLVANTLVGWIDGINAWAAGILGENVSPILSALLLDGIIGGVGAVVGFLPLIMVLFFLLALLEDCGYMARVAVIMDRFFNRVGLSGKSIIPMIIGIGCGIPGIMATRTIKNERQRRTTAMLTPFMPCGAKLPVIALFAGVFFNDAAWVGTTMYFVGIAIIVLAAMVVLRITGEKNAKSFFIMELPEYRFPSIKRATISMFSRAKAFIVKAGTIILLCNAGVQVMQTFNWQFKVVAEGAENTSILASIASPFAVLLIPLGFGVWQLAAAAITGFIAKENVVGTLAVVYSITNFIDTEEFALVSGGSDVASAMGLTSVAALSYLMFNLFTPPCFAAIGAMNSEMEDKTWLWGSIAFQFGMGYVVAFLVYQIGTLVTTGALGAGFIPGLIFVVALVAYVVHLVKKGDQKAQQKLIARA from the coding sequence ATGAAAATAGCATTAACAGGCAATCCTAACAGTGGTAAAACAACCATGTTTAATTCCATAACAGGTAAGATTGAACGTGTTGGTAACTGGGCTGGTGTTACCATTGAGAAAAAAGAAGGAGATATTAAAAAGAATTTGAACAAGACTGGAGTAGAGATTACAGCAGTCGATCTTCCAGGGGCATATTCTATGTCACCATTTACATCTGAGGAATCAATTACTCGTGACTTTGTTAAAAACGAAAATCCAGATGTAATCATCAATATTGTTGATGCAACAAACTTAAGTAGAAGTTTATTTTTTACAACACAACTTTTGGAGTTAGGTATTCCAGTAGTTGTAGCTCTTAACAAGAGTGACTTAAATGAAAAAAAGCAAACAGCCATTAATGTAACTGCATTAAGTAAAGCTTTAGGATGTCCAGTTATTAAAACCGTGTCAACAAAATCAAGCAACAATGGATTAGAAGCGCTAATTTCAAAAGCTGTAGAAGTTAAAGGGAAAGGTCAAACAGCTCCATATAATAGTAAGGGAGTTGACTTTACAAATGCTAAAGAGGTAGAAATCTCTGATAAAAAGCGTTATGATTTTGTTAAGGGTATTGTTTCCAAGGTTGAAGACCGTAAGGTAAGTAGTAATCGTCAAACAAAGCAAGATGCTGCTGATAGAATATTAGCGCATAAATGGTTAGGACTTCCAATATTTGCTTTGGTTATGTGGGCTGTATTCTCCATATCACAAGAATCTGTAGGACCATTAGTGGCAAATACATTAGTTGGTTGGATTGATGGAATAAATGCATGGGCAGCAGGTATACTGGGAGAAAATGTATCTCCAATTCTTAGTGCACTATTATTAGATGGTATTATTGGTGGTGTGGGTGCTGTAGTTGGATTCTTACCACTGATCATGGTATTATTTTTCTTATTAGCTTTACTTGAAGATTGTGGTTACATGGCACGTGTTGCTGTAATAATGGATCGTTTCTTCAATCGTGTAGGTTTATCAGGTAAATCAATTATCCCTATGATTATCGGGATTGGTTGTGGTATTCCTGGGATTATGGCAACTAGAACAATCAAAAATGAAAGGCAAAGGAGAACAACTGCAATGTTGACTCCATTTATGCCTTGTGGTGCAAAGCTACCAGTTATCGCATTATTTGCTGGTGTGTTCTTTAATGATGCAGCATGGGTTGGGACAACAATGTACTTTGTAGGTATAGCGATCATTGTTCTTGCTGCTATGGTGGTACTAAGAATTACTGGTGAGAAAAATGCAAAATCATTTTTCATTATGGAGTTACCAGAATATAGATTTCCAAGTATCAAAAGAGCTACAATTTCAATGTTCTCAAGAGCTAAAGCATTTATTGTTAAAGCAGGTACAATTATACTTCTTTGCAACGCAGGAGTGCAAGTTATGCAAACATTCAACTGGCAATTTAAAGTTGTTGCTGAAGGAGCAGAAAATACAAGTATCTTAGCTAGTATTGCATCACCATTTGCCGTTTTATTAATTCCATTAGGATTTGGTGTATGGCAGCTTGCAGCAGCAGCTATTACTGGTTTTATCGCGAAAGAAAATGTTGTTGGTACTTTAGCAGTAGTTTATTCTATTACAAATTTCATTGATACAGAAGAATTTGCATTAGTATCAGGAGGATCAGATGTTGCAAGTGCTATGGGATTAACTTCAGTAGCTGCATTATCATATCTTATGTTTAACTTATTTACTCCGCCATGCTTTGCAGCTATTGGTGCAATGAACTCAGAAATGGAAGATAAAACATGGCTTTGGGGCAGTATTGCATTCCAGTTTGGAATGGGTTATGTGGTAGCATTCTTAGTTTATCAAATTGGTACATTAGTAACAACTGGTGCTTTAGGAGCTGGCTTTATCCCTGGACTTATTTTTGTTGTAGCATTGGTAGCATATGTTGTTCACCTTGTGAAAAAAGGTGACCAAAAAGCACAACAAAAGTTAATAGCGAGAGCATAG
- a CDS encoding transcriptional repressor, which yields MKVENKLSRNQLVIYQIFQENICKNLNIKEIMALIHEKNKKISQRTVYRVLDTLMNIGKIYCSYMHKGMRSFKLVENNHCLLICKECKRIKVVHMGNQYRLDQIYIKNKNIKIIGGWINFYGLCRKCIEKI from the coding sequence ATGAAAGTGGAAAATAAGTTATCTAGAAATCAGTTAGTCATTTATCAAATATTTCAAGAAAACATATGCAAAAACTTAAATATAAAAGAAATTATGGCATTGATCCATGAAAAAAATAAAAAGATTAGCCAAAGAACTGTATATAGAGTGCTAGACACTTTAATGAATATAGGCAAAATATATTGTAGCTATATGCATAAGGGAATGAGAAGTTTTAAATTAGTTGAAAACAATCATTGTTTATTGATTTGCAAAGAATGTAAAAGAATAAAGGTAGTTCATATGGGAAATCAGTATAGATTAGATCAAATCTATATAAAAAATAAAAACATTAAGATTATTGGCGGTTGGATAAACTTTTATGGACTCTGTAGAAAATGCATAGAAAAAATATGA
- a CDS encoding MptD family putative ECF transporter S component translates to MSKQLSKANKLTVKDMVTTGIFSTIFTVFMLLGGVFFATNPVLTFLMPLGAALLPGPVYLLLSAKVPKKGGITILGILVGIFMFITGMHWSMAVGFMVLGIISDRITASGKYKNFKFTIIGYSLFMLANTTSYAMFFLDQKNYLAYMQKNSTANPAYFDTMVSTGQSWMLPAIIIGTIICAVISGLIGKRLLRKQFRKAGIVS, encoded by the coding sequence ATGTCAAAACAATTAAGCAAGGCAAATAAATTAACTGTGAAGGATATGGTAACCACAGGGATTTTCTCTACAATTTTTACAGTATTTATGCTTTTAGGAGGAGTATTTTTTGCAACCAATCCTGTTTTAACTTTTCTTATGCCATTAGGTGCAGCATTACTTCCAGGTCCAGTGTATTTACTTTTATCTGCAAAAGTTCCAAAGAAAGGTGGTATCACAATTTTAGGAATTTTAGTGGGAATTTTTATGTTTATAACGGGTATGCACTGGAGCATGGCTGTTGGGTTTATGGTTTTAGGAATTATTTCAGATCGTATTACAGCAAGTGGAAAATATAAAAATTTCAAATTTACAATAATAGGATATTCATTATTTATGTTAGCGAATACAACATCATATGCCATGTTTTTTTTAGATCAAAAGAATTATTTGGCTTATATGCAAAAGAACAGTACAGCAAATCCAGCGTATTTTGATACAATGGTTTCAACTGGTCAGAGCTGGATGTTGCCAGCTATTATTATAGGTACAATTATTTGTGCTGTGATAAGTGGTTTAATAGGTAAAAGATTATTAAGAAAGCAGTTTAGAAAAGCCGGAATAGTGTCATGA
- a CDS encoding MATE family efflux transporter — protein MRENILGKEKISKLFIKYSIPAIIAMVIAGAQIIIDGIFLGNFVGQNALASVNIVQPFMQVIIGFSMIISVGSLSFMGRCLGEGNKEEAQNILKTAFVFITIISLAILLVGRLFNGEIAVLLGANAVLLEGVSIYIETICIFAPLMSWMFLFGFINRVVGKPELYLRGMVLSVIVNIGLDYILIKELSLGIRGAAFATGTAYVAAFFIVAPPMLSKNNIVNIFSGKFDQSTILPIAYNGSSEGVIAISAVTTSYLFNMTFMKIAGESGVAAFTIINYISQFGILIMFGISDGIGPILSYNYGYKKYDRLNHTLKLASKVNVVVGVVLFFIIFVLGEQLIGLFTNGNEEILNLAVRGARIYAFSFLLCGFNIINSGYFTAIGDAKASIIISASRGIVFIILGINILPMMIGMNGVWLTVPFAECMTFIIGMYLVKKNYTLCVKVA, from the coding sequence ATGAGAGAAAATATATTAGGAAAAGAGAAAATATCTAAATTATTTATTAAATATTCAATCCCAGCAATCATCGCTATGGTCATAGCAGGTGCACAAATTATCATAGATGGAATATTTTTAGGGAATTTTGTTGGGCAAAATGCACTGGCTAGCGTAAATATAGTCCAACCATTTATGCAAGTGATAATAGGTTTTAGTATGATCATAAGTGTAGGTTCTTTAAGCTTCATGGGAAGATGTTTGGGAGAAGGTAACAAAGAAGAGGCACAAAATATACTTAAAACAGCATTTGTATTTATTACAATAATCTCTTTAGCTATATTATTAGTTGGAAGGTTATTTAATGGAGAAATTGCAGTATTATTAGGGGCAAATGCAGTATTATTAGAAGGTGTATCAATATATATAGAGACTATATGTATATTTGCGCCACTGATGTCTTGGATGTTTTTATTTGGATTTATTAATAGGGTTGTAGGAAAGCCAGAATTATATTTAAGGGGTATGGTTTTAAGTGTGATTGTAAATATAGGTTTAGATTATATACTTATAAAAGAGTTAAGTTTAGGAATAAGAGGGGCAGCATTTGCTACAGGAACAGCATATGTAGCAGCATTTTTTATAGTAGCACCTCCTATGTTAAGTAAAAATAATATAGTAAATATATTTAGTGGAAAATTTGATCAATCAACTATATTACCGATAGCATATAATGGCTCATCAGAAGGAGTCATTGCAATTTCAGCAGTTACAACTTCATATTTGTTTAATATGACATTCATGAAAATAGCTGGTGAATCTGGTGTTGCAGCATTTACAATTATAAATTATATATCTCAATTTGGAATACTTATAATGTTTGGTATATCAGATGGAATAGGACCTATACTGAGCTATAACTATGGATATAAAAAATATGATCGGTTGAATCATACGTTAAAGTTAGCATCAAAGGTAAATGTAGTTGTTGGGGTAGTCTTATTCTTTATCATATTTGTATTAGGAGAACAATTAATAGGATTATTTACAAATGGCAATGAAGAGATTTTAAATTTAGCAGTAAGAGGAGCTAGAATATATGCATTTTCCTTTTTACTGTGTGGATTTAATATCATTAATTCAGGATATTTTACAGCAATAGGGGATGCGAAAGCATCTATTATAATATCAGCAAGTAGAGGGATTGTATTTATAATTTTAGGAATAAATATACTTCCTATGATGATAGGAATGAACGGAGTATGGCTTACAGTTCCATTTGCTGAATGTATGACATTTATTATAGGTATGTATTTAGTTAAAAAAAATTATACTTTATGTGTAAAAGTAGCTTGA
- a CDS encoding helix-turn-helix domain-containing protein: MNQQLNIHESLLLKNGFHKCNNCKKYNSIGTCYELNPAIGSGYYWIYIHENLFSIVIHDFYFHEDFYFESLLPEYFSISYYESISGEELNPYSPLHAGCVKSYWCNKTRYKALLHKNIPIKSIGIEFMPKYCDEFLSNKFSDEYINPRSALININETTHFPEMVLLLHQILNYKGNGISAKLFYDGKVSEAMALIYERYKPHKKTYSNLSQIDIDHLQSVASYINDHYANELPLSKLCEMACMGTTKFKKSFKELYKCTATEYIQHRRMSQAEHLLTNTDLTIGQISKIVGYKSASRFSELFKKSTGLCPIEYRHYI; this comes from the coding sequence ATGAATCAACAATTAAATATTCATGAATCTTTGCTTTTAAAGAACGGTTTTCATAAATGTAATAACTGTAAAAAATATAATTCTATTGGAACTTGTTATGAATTAAACCCTGCTATTGGATCAGGTTATTATTGGATTTATATTCATGAAAATCTTTTCTCTATAGTAATTCATGATTTTTATTTTCATGAAGATTTTTATTTTGAAAGTTTACTTCCTGAGTATTTTAGTATTTCTTATTACGAATCTATTTCTGGTGAAGAATTAAATCCTTATTCTCCCTTACATGCAGGATGTGTTAAAAGTTACTGGTGTAATAAAACCAGATATAAAGCATTATTACATAAAAACATTCCTATAAAATCTATAGGAATAGAATTTATGCCCAAATATTGTGACGAATTTTTATCAAATAAATTTTCAGATGAGTATATAAATCCTCGCTCAGCTTTAATAAACATTAATGAAACAACCCATTTTCCAGAAATGGTCTTGTTACTACATCAAATATTAAATTATAAAGGTAATGGTATTTCTGCTAAATTATTTTATGATGGCAAAGTTTCAGAAGCAATGGCACTTATATACGAAAGATATAAGCCCCATAAAAAAACTTATTCCAATCTTTCTCAAATAGATATAGACCATTTACAAAGTGTAGCTTCATATATTAATGATCATTATGCTAATGAATTACCTTTATCTAAATTGTGTGAAATGGCTTGCATGGGGACTACTAAATTCAAAAAATCCTTCAAAGAACTATATAAATGTACTGCTACTGAATATATACAGCATCGTCGTATGAGCCAAGCTGAGCATCTTTTAACAAATACCGATTTGACAATAGGTCAAATTTCTAAAATTGTAGGTTATAAAAGCGCTAGTAGATTTTCAGAACTTTTTAAAAAAAGCACTGGTTTATGTCCCATTGAATATAGACATTATATATAA
- a CDS encoding helix-turn-helix transcriptional regulator, translated as MYEWQKQIQIIVDEIDKCIKNYNNEALTLRFLSRRLGYSEFYTTKKFKEILGMQFREYLRHRKLAFALKEVRDSEKSLLDIAFNYGFSSHEAFTRAFKGIYGVTPSKYRKKPKPVVLRTKINPFDRYFLGLGEIGMMKSTDDVKIYFVTIPAHKFLHIKNYESNGYWDFWQKQNLIPGQDCETICGLLDSIKGKLDDDGGSESNGGSGQIMAYINDPDGRLCDWGIPRTECYGVRLPFDYKSEVPPQMLMIDVPEAEYIVFEHGPFDYDQENRSVEEKIEKAMATFDFAGTGYCFDTSPGKIIYFYYNPEQFFKYIRPVRK; from the coding sequence ATGTACGAGTGGCAGAAACAAATTCAAATAATCGTTGATGAAATTGACAAATGTATTAAAAATTATAATAACGAAGCCTTGACACTACGCTTTCTTTCTCGCAGACTGGGTTATTCCGAATTTTATACAACGAAAAAATTCAAAGAAATATTGGGTATGCAATTTAGGGAGTATCTGCGGCATAGAAAATTAGCCTTTGCACTAAAAGAGGTTCGGGATAGTGAAAAAAGCCTTTTAGATATTGCTTTTAATTATGGTTTTTCATCACATGAAGCTTTTACCAGAGCTTTCAAGGGAATATATGGTGTAACTCCAAGTAAATACCGAAAAAAGCCTAAGCCTGTCGTTCTTCGTACAAAAATAAACCCTTTTGATCGCTACTTTTTAGGATTGGGAGAGATTGGTATGATGAAATCTACAGATGATGTTAAAATTTATTTTGTAACCATTCCCGCACACAAATTTTTGCACATTAAAAACTATGAGAGTAATGGGTATTGGGATTTTTGGCAAAAGCAAAATCTTATTCCGGGACAGGACTGCGAAACAATTTGCGGCTTACTCGATAGTATCAAGGGCAAATTGGATGATGATGGTGGGAGCGAATCTAACGGCGGCAGCGGTCAGATTATGGCGTACATTAATGACCCGGACGGCAGACTCTGCGATTGGGGTATTCCACGTACAGAGTGTTATGGTGTACGACTTCCTTTTGATTATAAAAGCGAAGTACCACCACAAATGCTTATGATTGATGTTCCTGAAGCCGAGTATATTGTTTTTGAACATGGCCCATTCGATTATGACCAGGAAAATCGTAGTGTGGAGGAAAAGATTGAAAAGGCAATGGCAACTTTTGATTTTGCAGGTACTGGTTACTGCTTTGATACTTCCCCCGGTAAAATAATTTACTTTTATTATAATCCGGAACAGTTTTTTAAGTATATCAGACCCGTGCGGAAGTAA
- a CDS encoding MerR family transcriptional regulator: MKDKLSIGEFARLRNITTETLRHYDRIGLLKPIKVDPKTGYRYYSILQYEQLGTIKELRQLGMSIDEIKKYFNNRNLKQSVHILKDKHDKLIKKINELQELEKNISEKIKHLEDISQVSDLEGIVIKEIEEREIITFDKSIKNEIDLSYACLELENTLKEIAPILASNRFGAIRKQKDIALNKYKESIVMFLFIKDKENIDEKHIKKIEKGTYACLYGKGSIWDIEVHLKKMIAYIEKEGYSICGDILQIDQIDISVTDKRDEVLFEIQIPIKKH; this comes from the coding sequence GTGAAAGATAAATTATCAATTGGTGAATTTGCAAGATTAAGAAATATTACGACTGAAACATTAAGACACTATGATCGAATAGGTTTACTTAAGCCTATAAAAGTAGATCCTAAAACTGGATATAGATACTATTCTATTTTACAATATGAACAATTAGGAACTATTAAAGAGCTTCGCCAACTAGGTATGAGTATTGATGAAATTAAGAAGTACTTTAATAATAGAAATTTAAAACAGTCTGTTCATATATTAAAGGATAAACATGATAAACTTATAAAGAAAATAAATGAATTACAAGAATTAGAAAAAAATATAAGTGAAAAAATAAAACACTTAGAAGATATTTCTCAAGTATCAGATTTGGAAGGTATAGTGATTAAAGAAATTGAAGAAAGAGAAATCATTACATTTGATAAATCTATAAAAAATGAAATTGATTTAAGCTATGCATGTCTTGAATTAGAGAATACATTAAAAGAAATAGCACCGATACTTGCAAGTAATCGCTTTGGAGCAATTAGAAAACAAAAAGATATAGCATTGAATAAGTACAAAGAATCAATTGTAATGTTTCTTTTTATTAAAGATAAAGAAAATATTGATGAAAAGCATATTAAAAAGATAGAGAAAGGGACTTATGCTTGCTTGTATGGGAAAGGGAGTATTTGGGATATAGAAGTGCATTTAAAGAAAATGATTGCATATATTGAGAAAGAGGGATATAGCATATGTGGTGATATCCTTCAAATAGATCAAATAGACATTAGTGTTACAGATAAAAGGGATGAAGTATTATTCGAAATACAAATACCTATAAAAAAGCATTGA
- a CDS encoding MutS family DNA mismatch repair protein, with amino-acid sequence MGSRKIYEKRVRYYGRLLDKLSKNITCISTLRILVVGAIIATVSFTNSLESYLISWGISLFWIILFVYLVCRHRRLKETYKYVSILKQVNVDSIMRLEGRWTEFNDKGDDFQDEDHNFSYDLDILGQGSLFQWINSASTYMGRTRLADILTYPYSDKETILKRQKAISELSTKRWWRHKLQAEAKMFTEKNINIEVFINWAKDRHSLYTNSWMIVVFRVLPLLTVSTFLLAFVGHSIIKGIPIFFIIFQLMLLLINIKKRNRDFALVYKYQKSIKVYRSILRHFEKMSFQSEYLRELSMSLGNNKGLSAMKQLKRLEVLVDRIENRNNLLFFPINMISLWDYQCLIELERWKSECGLILEEWLQKIGEIEALSSLGIIAYDYPNWAIPKITEESSMLQAKKIGHPLLTNRQVCNDVNIQDPFRILLITGSNMSGKSTFLRTVGINLILAYVGAPVCASYMRCSIFSIHTCMRISDNLEKGISSFYGELLRIKEIVKATKEDTQVFFLLDEIFKGTNSYDRHIGAKKLIKKLQHNGAIGLVSTHDLELGILEQENTIKNYHFQEYYKDGQICFDYKLRPGISTTRNALHLMKIIGIEE; translated from the coding sequence ATGGGTTCAAGGAAGATATATGAAAAAAGAGTCAGATATTACGGAAGGTTATTAGACAAGCTATCAAAAAACATAACTTGTATTAGTACTCTAAGAATATTAGTGGTAGGAGCTATAATTGCTACTGTAAGTTTTACAAACAGCCTGGAAAGCTATCTGATTTCTTGGGGAATATCTTTGTTTTGGATTATATTGTTTGTTTACCTTGTTTGTAGGCATAGAAGACTTAAGGAAACATATAAATATGTATCTATTCTTAAACAAGTAAATGTTGATTCAATCATGAGACTAGAGGGCAGATGGACAGAGTTTAACGATAAGGGAGATGACTTTCAAGATGAAGATCATAATTTTTCTTATGATCTTGATATTTTAGGACAAGGATCTCTCTTTCAATGGATTAATTCAGCGAGTACTTATATGGGAAGAACTAGGCTTGCGGATATATTGACTTACCCATATAGTGATAAAGAGACAATCCTTAAAAGACAGAAAGCAATCAGTGAGTTATCTACTAAAAGATGGTGGAGACATAAACTTCAGGCAGAAGCAAAGATGTTTACAGAAAAAAACATAAACATTGAAGTTTTTATAAATTGGGCCAAAGATAGACATTCATTATATACGAATTCTTGGATGATTGTAGTCTTTCGAGTATTACCACTTCTTACAGTTAGTACTTTCCTGCTAGCATTTGTAGGCCATAGCATCATCAAAGGGATTCCAATATTTTTTATAATATTTCAGCTTATGCTATTGTTAATTAATATAAAAAAGCGGAATAGAGATTTTGCCTTGGTATATAAATACCAAAAAAGTATCAAGGTATACAGAAGTATATTAAGACACTTTGAAAAAATGAGTTTTCAGTCTGAATACCTTAGGGAATTAAGCATGAGTCTAGGCAATAATAAAGGATTATCAGCAATGAAGCAACTAAAAAGATTAGAAGTATTAGTGGATAGGATTGAAAATCGAAATAATCTTTTATTTTTTCCAATTAATATGATTTCTCTCTGGGATTATCAATGCTTAATTGAACTAGAACGCTGGAAAAGTGAATGTGGATTAATACTTGAGGAATGGTTACAAAAAATAGGGGAAATTGAAGCCTTATCTAGTTTAGGGATCATAGCATATGATTATCCAAACTGGGCAATTCCTAAAATCACAGAAGAGTCTTCGATGCTTCAAGCCAAGAAAATAGGACATCCTTTACTTACAAATAGACAGGTTTGTAATGATGTAAATATACAAGATCCTTTTCGAATATTATTAATAACTGGGTCTAATATGTCTGGAAAGAGCACTTTTCTGAGGACAGTCGGAATCAATTTGATCCTTGCCTATGTAGGGGCACCAGTCTGTGCAAGTTACATGAGATGTTCAATTTTTAGTATTCATACGTGTATGAGAATAAGTGATAATCTTGAGAAAGGGATATCCTCTTTCTATGGAGAACTATTGAGGATTAAAGAAATTGTAAAGGCAACTAAGGAAGATACACAAGTATTTTTCTTACTGGATGAAATATTTAAAGGGACAAACTCCTATGATCGACATATAGGTGCAAAAAAGCTAATTAAAAAATTACAGCATAATGGAGCTATAGGTCTTGTATCAACCCATGATCTTGAGTTAGGTATCCTAGAACAGGAAAATACAATTAAAAATTACCATTTTCAAGAATATTATAAGGATGGTCAGATTTGTTTTGATTACAAACTAAGACCAGGTATTTCTACTACAAGGAATGCATTACATCTCATGAAGATAATAGGGATAGAAGAATAG
- a CDS encoding FeoB-associated Cys-rich membrane protein: protein MKNIIVGLVILSIIGLSIAKVIREKRKGTKCIGCPLSGSDKKKSNCSCNTEKLDQ from the coding sequence ATGAAAAATATAATTGTTGGATTAGTCATATTATCAATAATTGGTTTATCTATTGCAAAGGTCATTAGGGAAAAGCGAAAAGGTACCAAATGCATTGGTTGTCCACTTAGTGGATCTGATAAGAAAAAAAGCAATTGTAGTTGCAATACAGAAAAATTAGATCAATAA
- a CDS encoding FeoA family protein, translated as MVSNVISRGMTGNYEVKEVKGDLMKKLSEGTVDVEYTIKRIETDDEELKSFLFTLGCYEGEKLTVISALGENYVISVKDARYSINLELAEAIII; from the coding sequence ATGGTTAGTAATGTAATAAGTAGAGGGATGACTGGAAATTATGAAGTTAAAGAGGTTAAGGGTGATTTGATGAAAAAATTATCAGAAGGAACAGTAGATGTAGAATATACAATAAAAAGGATTGAAACGGATGATGAGGAGCTAAAGAGTTTCTTATTTACGTTAGGCTGTTACGAAGGTGAAAAATTAACCGTAATATCCGCATTGGGTGAAAACTATGTTATATCTGTAAAAGATGCAAGATACAGTATTAATTTAGAATTAGCAGAAGCAATTATTATATAA
- a CDS encoding metal-dependent transcriptional regulator encodes MKYNESVEMYLETIYILDKEHGHAHVVDIAEALGVSKASVSKAMKQLKDQELIYKETYGSITLTQKGREISEQVYYNHKLIADFLEHSLGLVPAEASENACKMEHIVSDSLLRAIEAYFKKCDKD; translated from the coding sequence ATGAAGTACAATGAATCAGTTGAAATGTATTTAGAAACCATCTATATATTGGACAAGGAGCATGGCCATGCTCATGTAGTGGATATTGCTGAAGCTTTGGGAGTGTCAAAAGCAAGCGTGTCAAAAGCTATGAAGCAGCTCAAAGATCAAGAATTGATATATAAGGAAACTTATGGAAGTATTACACTTACGCAAAAGGGTAGAGAGATTTCTGAACAAGTGTATTATAATCACAAGTTGATTGCTGATTTTCTGGAGCATTCCCTTGGATTGGTACCAGCTGAAGCATCTGAGAATGCTTGTAAGATGGAACATATTGTAAGTGACAGCCTGCTTCGTGCAATAGAAGCATACTTTAAAAAATGTGATAAAGATTAA
- a CDS encoding energy-coupling factor transporter transmembrane component T — protein MINYITVENKGEKGILKIDPRTKIILMILGNVSIFLASSIQIKMGLIIFYLIFGFLCGAYKSPIKISFGYFCLILVEYLAGKYLRGTLALMIMTFSQFVKMILPCALLASIMISTTKVSEFMGALNKMGVSKKIIIPLTVMIRYFPVVFEDWKNIKDSMRMRDVSPTFWGFLKNPSDTIECIYVPMLMSASKVSDELSAAAITRAIENPNPRTCMVKMKMRFCDYLSISLMVIVIVLEVLM, from the coding sequence ATGATCAATTATATTACAGTAGAAAACAAAGGGGAAAAAGGTATTTTGAAAATTGATCCTCGAACAAAGATTATTTTAATGATATTAGGAAATGTGTCAATATTTCTTGCATCTAGTATTCAAATAAAAATGGGTCTTATAATTTTTTATTTAATTTTTGGCTTTTTATGTGGTGCATATAAGTCTCCAATAAAGATATCATTTGGATATTTTTGTCTTATTTTAGTAGAATATCTGGCTGGAAAATATTTAAGAGGAACATTGGCGCTTATGATAATGACATTTTCACAATTCGTAAAGATGATATTACCATGTGCATTATTAGCAAGTATTATGATTTCTACAACAAAAGTTAGTGAATTTATGGGAGCTCTCAACAAGATGGGAGTATCCAAAAAAATTATTATTCCATTAACAGTTATGATTAGGTATTTTCCAGTAGTATTTGAGGATTGGAAGAATATAAAAGATTCAATGAGAATGAGAGATGTAAGTCCTACATTTTGGGGATTCTTAAAAAATCCATCAGATACTATTGAATGTATATATGTTCCGATGCTTATGTCAGCTTCTAAAGTATCAGATGAACTATCAGCAGCAGCTATAACAAGAGCAATTGAAAATCCAAATCCAAGAACATGTATGGTAAAAATGAAAATGAGATTTTGTGATTATTTATCTATTAGTTTAATGGTGATAGTTATTGTTTTAGAAGTATTAATGTAG